The following are encoded together in the Geoalkalibacter sp. genome:
- a CDS encoding transposase — MGQQGYVPKIRCWPLDKALAELDTDSKKLYSHTGRPSIPPEQLLKALLLQAFYSVRSNRLLVAQINYSILFRWFVGLALDEKVWDHSSFSTNLERLIDAEVARVFLAKIVAQARKARLLSDEHFSVDGTLIEAWASIKSFRPED, encoded by the coding sequence ATAGGGCAACAGGGGTACGTCCCGAAAATTCGGTGTTGGCCTCTTGACAAAGCGCTGGCCGAACTCGACACCGACTCCAAAAAGCTCTATTCCCACACCGGACGCCCCTCCATTCCTCCCGAGCAGCTGCTCAAAGCTCTGCTGCTGCAAGCCTTCTACTCGGTCCGCAGCAATCGTCTGCTCGTTGCACAGATCAACTACAGCATTCTGTTTCGCTGGTTTGTGGGCCTGGCCCTGGACGAGAAGGTCTGGGACCACTCGAGCTTTTCCACCAATCTGGAACGGCTGATCGATGCCGAGGTGGCACGCGTTTTTCTGGCCAAGATCGTGGCGCAGGCCCGCAAGGCCAGGCTCTTGTCGGATGAGCATTTCAGCGTGGACGGCACGCTCATCGAAGCCTGGGCCTCCATCAAGAGTTTCCGGCCTGAGGATG